The following proteins are co-located in the Silene latifolia isolate original U9 population chromosome 1, ASM4854445v1, whole genome shotgun sequence genome:
- the LOC141632412 gene encoding uncharacterized protein LOC141632412: MGGGLGGSDRVGPGCFAAIKEWGTPRSVSELRSFLGLANYYRRFIRAYSKIAAPLTDLLKKDNKWEWSIDKKRAFEKLKEAVVQEPVLALPEITKPFEPKLNSRQARWQELLAEFDVEFAYKPGAANRVDDALSRRCDLATLHTIAHLSTTIVATDIQVKVKEHLDQDPVATNLKQLAIEGKTRKFWMEDDLLFTKGHRIFVPKAAGLRKILLQECHDTLWAARQGRETEAGGAAKSFTDTNSSMGKYLDGLHIWVTEGRGSQCDPCRCGSLLEIEWVRLLDVAQFCFNVQTSSSSNKSPFELVTDQQPKLPLTVANSYGGRTKKAHEFAKEWNVNAEIARAYLEKASRRMKKWADENRRPREFKVGDMVMVKLNKEQMRFLRGRDKWLVRKYEGPIQVIKRIGEVAYKLDRPAWMKCHLVFHVRCLKLYHPDPEDPTHNKSKRANIRSNQLPATSAD; this comes from the exons ATGGGAGGCGGGCTGGGCGGGTCTGATCGGGTCGGGCCGGGCT GCTTTGCAGCTATCAAGGAATGGGGAACCCCAAGGAGTGTGTCCGAGCTCCGCTCTTTCTTGGGGCTCGCAAACTACTATCGAAGATTCATCCGAGCGTACTCGAAAATTGCTGCCCCGCTCACCGACTTGCTGAAGAAAGATAATAAGTGGGAGTGGTCTATCGACAAGAAGAGGGCCTTTGAGAAGCTCAAGGAAGCGGTGGTACAGGAGCCGGTCTTGGCGTTACCGGAAATCACGAAGCCTTTTGAA CCCAAGTTGAACAGCCGACAAGCTAGATGGCAAGAATTGTTGGCAGAGTTCGATGTGGAATTTGCTTACAAACCAGGAGCTGCGAACAGAGTCGATGATGCCCTTAGCCGAAGATGTGATTTGGCCACATTGCACACGATTGCTCATTTGTCTACCACCATAGTGGCTACCGATATTCAGGTTAAGGTGAAAGAACACCTCGACCAGGACCCGGTGGCAACGAATCTGAAACAATTAGCCATCGAAGGGAAGACTCGCAAATTTTGGATGGAGGATGACCTCTTGTTCACGAAGGGACATCGGATCTTTGTTCCAAAAGCGGCAGGGCTACGAAAGATTCTCTTGCAAGAGTGCCACGATACATTGTGGGCAG CAAGACAAGGGAGAGAAACAGAAGCCGGGGGGGCTGCTAAATCCTTTACCGATACCAACTCGTCCATGGGAAAGTATCTCGATGGACTTCATATCTGGGTTACCGAAGGTAGGGGCTCTCAGTGTGATCCTTGTCGTTGTGGATCGCTTCTCGAA ATTGAGTGGGTGCGCCTCCTAGATGTTGCCCAGTTCTGTTTTAATGTTCAAACGAGCTCCTCTTCTAACAAGAGCCCGTTTGAGCTTGTCACAGATCAACAACCGAAATTGCCTCTCACAGTTGCAAATTCTTATGGTGGCCGGACGAAGAAAGCTCACGAGTTTGCTAAAGAATGGAATGTCAATGCTGAGATTGCTCGCGCTTACTTGGAGAAGGCGTCCCGCCGCATGAAGAAGTGGGCAGATGAGAACCGGAGGCCAAGAGAGTTCAAGGTAGGCGACATGGTCATGGTGAAGTTGAATAAGGAGCAGATGAGATTTCTTAGGGGAAGAGACAAATGGCTGGTGCGAAAGTATGAAGGCCCCATCCAAGTGATCAAGCGgattggggaagttgcttacaaGCTTGACCGCCCTGCCTGGATGAAGTGTCACCTGGTCTTCCATGTGAGATGCTTGAAGTTGTACCATCCAGATCCTGAAGATCCAACCCACAACAAGAGCAAGCGCGCCAACATCCGTTCAAACCAACTTCCAGCAACATCAGCCGACTAA
- the LOC141632346 gene encoding zeatin O-glucosyltransferase-like, producing the protein MENSNIKNGVKHQTIAFLAVPFLPQGHLTAILNFTYLLTNYGFPVHVAAPGQHNRQAKLRLQVSDPNDFCGKIQFHDLQLPNFSSPPPNPNHDPSVQFPDHLQPLFDIIPKLRQPVFELVAELAQKYTKLIIIHDYFMAFVVQDAKTIPNVELYNFIAPSAFTTFFHYWETMPGNNPLVLGSQVIDPSIVPTNDGCFTPEFVEFLAKQEKLLGSESGFLINTSRVIEGTYVDLLESLSVKTYAVGPFHPIPEPEKDQLPNKERNICLQWLDKQKTESSVILVAFGSATTLHEKQIEELAIGLERSGQKFIWALRSADKGNEETEGGVTNLSALLPEGYEEMIKDKGIVVREWVPQLEILAHPSIGGFLSHCGWLSCLESMSMGVPIATWPIHSDHPKNATFVTEVLKIGVVVRDWAKRSEIVKSITIENAIRKLMDSEEGLEIRKNVQRVCVDVRRAMAEGGASRLEMDSFVARVTK; encoded by the coding sequence ATGGAAAATAGTAACATTAAAAATGGTGTTAAACACCAAACAATTGCATTCCTGGCAGTACCCTTCCTACCCCAAGGCCATCTCACTGCAATCCTCAACTTCACCTACCTCTTAACTAACTACGGATTCCCGGTCCACGTGGCCGCACCCGGTCAGCACAACCGCCAAGCAAAACTCCGTCTTCAAGTCTCTGACCCGAATGACTTCTGTGGTAAAATTCAGTTTCATGACCTGCAACTCCCAAATTTCAGCTCACCTCCCCCTAACCCGAACCATGACCCGTCAGTCCAGTTCCCTGACCACCTCCAACCACTTTTCGACATTATTCCTAAACTCCGCCAACCCGTGTTTGAATTAGTCGCGGAGTTGGCACAAAAGTATACTAAACTCATAATCATCCATGATTATTTTATGGCTTTTGTTGTTCAGGATGCAAAAACTATCCCAAATGTTGAACTATACAACTTTATCGCTCCCTCGGCTTTTACGACTTTCTTCCATTACTGGGAGACTATGCCGGGGAATAATCCTTTGGTGTTAGGCTCTCAAGTAATTGATCCTTCCATTGTCCCGACTAACGACGGGTGTTTTACACCCGAGTTTGTCGAGTTTTTGGCCAAACAAGAGAAGTTATTGGGTTCTGAGTCGGGATTTCTCATTAACACGTCCCGGGTGATAGAAGGTACATATGTCGACTTATTAGAGTCGCTATCAGTTAAAACATACGCGGTGGGCCCATTTCACCCGATACCTGAACCCGAAAAAGACCAATTACCCAACAAAGAAAGAAACATATGTCTACAATGGCTAGACAAGCAAAAAACAGAATCATCTGTCATATTAGTCGCTTTCGGATCAGCAACGACACTACACGAAAAACAAATTGAGGAATTGGCAATCGGGTTAGAAAGAAGCGGTCAGAAGTTCATCTGGGCGCTAAGAAGCGCTGATAAAGGAAACGAGGAGACGGAAGGAGGAGTAACTAATTTATCAGCATTATTACCAGAAGGGTACGAGGAGATGATCAAAGACAAGGGAATAGTTGTACGAGAGTGGGTCCCACAACTCGAGATATTAGCGCATCCGTCTATAGGTGGTTTCTTAAGCCATTGTGGTTGGCTTTCATGTCTTGAAAGTATGAGTATGGGTGTACCAATTGCGACTTGGCCAATACATTCTGACCATCCGAAAAATGCTACTTTTGTGACAGAGGTTTTGAAAATTGGCGTTGTAGTTAGGGATTGGGCTAAGCGGTCGGAAATTGTGAAGTCGATTACGATTGAGAATGCAATAAGAAAGTTGATGGATTCAGAGGAGGGACTTGAGATTAGGAAAAATGTTCAGAGAGTTTGCGTTGATGTACGTCGAGCCATGGCTGAAGGTGGTGCTTCTCGTTTAGAAATGGACTCGTTCGTTGCTCGGGTCACAAAATGA